A stretch of the Panicum virgatum strain AP13 chromosome 9N, P.virgatum_v5, whole genome shotgun sequence genome encodes the following:
- the LOC120688536 gene encoding uncharacterized protein LOC120688536: MGGTPRSSIGHILPGAGFLAVGLWHLFRHIRLFSLHPDAYVAPVWFPAPRVRHLELILVIAGSAVEFAMEMFVDHSTFLPFDADGSIPSDRMHNHEHAIICLALLVYAASALHLDRVRARRRDTLSLLLVAVVFAQELLVFHFHSTDHAGLEGQFHWLLQLVVAACLATALLGIAFPRSFAVSLVRSACIAFHGVWLMVIGAMVWVPGRVPKGCSLVQEDGRDTVRCPSEASLHRAKALANLQFGWYLTFMTVFVVALYLYVCKRYPAEAAYVRVPEAGEEEDNLEQRKCGAVRGSDNVHGFTPLEIEV, translated from the coding sequence ATGGGCGGCACGCCGCGCAGCAGCATAGGCCACATCCTGCCCGGCGCCGGCTTCTTGGCCGTCGGCCTGTGGCACCTGTTCCGCCACATCAGGCTCTTCTCCCTGCACCCGGACGCGTACGTCGCGCCGGTCTGGttccccgcgccgcgcgtccGCCACCTCGAGCTCATCCTCGTCATCGCCGGCAGCGCCGTCGAGTTCGCCATGGAGATGTTCGTCGACCACTCCACCTTCCTGCCGTTCGACGCCGACGGCTCCATCCCGTCGGACCGCATGCACAACCACGAGCACGCCATCATCTGCCTCGCGCTCCTCGTCTACGCGGCCTCCGCGCTGCACCTCGACCGCGTCCGGGCGCGGCGCCGCGACACACTCTCCCTGCTCCTCGTCGCGGTCGTCTTCGCGCAGGAGCTGCTCGTGTTCCACTTCCACTCCACCGACCACGCCGGCCTCGAGGGACAGTTCCACTGGCTCCTGCAGCTCGTCGTCGCCGCGTGCCTCGCCACGGCGCTCCTGGGCATCGCTTTCCCGCGGAGCTTCGCGGTGAGCCTGGTCCGGTCGGCGTGCATCGCGTTCCACGGCGTGTGGCTCATGGTCATCGGCGCCATGGTGTGGGTGCCGGGCCGTGTGCCCAAGGGCTGCTCGCTCGTTCAGGAGGACGGCCGCGACACCGTGCGCTGCCCCAGCGAGGCCAGCCTGCATCGCGCCAAGGCGCTCGCCAACCTGCAGTTCGGGTGGTACCTGACTTTCATGACGGTGTTTGTCGTCGCCCTATACCTGTACGTGTGCAAGAGGTATCCTGCGGAGGCAGCGTACGTGCGGGTGCCGGAAGCCGGCGAAGAGGAGGATAACCTGGAGCAGCGCAAGTGCGGGGCGGTGCGCGGCAGCGACAATGTTCATGGATTCACGCCTTTGGAGATCGAGGTGTAA